One part of the Epinephelus fuscoguttatus linkage group LG12, E.fuscoguttatus.final_Chr_v1 genome encodes these proteins:
- the LOC125898488 gene encoding sodium/hydrogen exchanger 6-like, whose product MGFTWRRFLGVKPSKALMLLPFLLTFLLVGSQGESNAMDNVATERLAEESHRQDSANLLIFIMLLTLTILTIWLFKHRRFRFLHETGLAMIYGLLVGVILRFGVHVPQSMSDVTLSCAVNASPATLLVNVSGRFYEYTLKGEVSRGKGHQVQDDEMLRKVTFDPEVFFNILLPPIIFHAGYSLKRRHFFRNIGSILAYAFMGTVISCFVIGLIMYGFVSFMKAIGQLGGDFYFTDCLFFGAIVSATDPVTVLAIFNELKVDVDLYALLFGESVLNDAVAIVLSSSIVAYQPVGDNSHSFEAMAMLKSFGVFLGVFSGSFALGVATGVMTALVTKFTKLRDFPLLETALFFLMSWSTFLLAEACGFTGVVAVLFCGITQAHYTFNNLSPDSQDRTKQLFELLNFLAENFIFSYMGLTLFSFQSHVFNPLFIIGAFLAVFLGRAANIYPLSFLLNLGRRNKIGSNFQHVMMFAGLRGAMTFALSIRDTATYARQMMFSTTLLIVFFTVWICGGGTMPMLSFMSIPVGVDSDQDNSNSAVLDGSQRRNTKHESAWPFRIWYNFDHNYLKPLLTHSGPPLTATLPACCGPLARCLTSPQAYENEGQLHDDDSDFILNDASVSSMYADVTVSTDASGSHTINRKRTSSTGGGPSDEGLDHELALAEHEVAIRGTRLVLPMDDPVEPPTTVTLPPPPSPPRSEPRRHRL is encoded by the exons ATGGGATTTACATGGAGACGCTTTCTCGGCGTTAAACCGTCGAAAGCGCTCATGTTGTTGCCTTTTCTGTTGACATTTCTGCTCGTCGGGAGCCAAGGCGAAAGCAATGCGATGGACAACGTCGCAACTGAGAGGCTGGCTGAGGAGAGCCACCGACAGGACAGTGCCAATCTACTCATATTCATAATGCTCCTAACACTCACCATTTTAACCATATGGCTGTTCAAACACCGGCGGTTTAGGTTCCTGCACGAGACAGGACTTGCCATGATTTATG GCCTGTTGGTGGGTGTGATCCTGCGGTTCGGCGTCCATGTGCCCCAGAGCATGAGTGACGTGACCCTCAGCTGTGCCGTCAACGCCAGCCCCGCCACTCTGCTGGTCAACGTCAGTGGGCGATTCTACGAGTACACTCTGAAGGGGGAAGTCAGCCGGGGCAAAGGTCACCAAGTGCAGGACGATGAGATGCTGAGAAAG gtgacctttgacccagaAGTGTTCTTCAACATTTTACTGCCTCCCATCATCTTCCACGCCGGCTACAGTCTGAAAAGG agACATTTCTTCAGAAACATAGGCTCCATCCTGGCCTATGCCTTCATGGGAACAGTTATCTCCTGCTTTGTTATTGG ACTGATCATGTATGGCTTTGTGTCCTTCATGAAAGCCATTGGCCAGCTTGGGGGAGATTTTTACTTTACTGACTGCCTCTTCTTTGGGGCCATTGTTTCAGCAACAGACCCAG TGACAGTGCTGGCTATCTTCAATGAGCTAAAAGTAGATGTGGACCTGTATGCTTTACTCTTTGGGGAAAGTGTCCTCAATGATGCCGTGGCCATCGTCCTCTCTTC CTCCATCGTGGCGTACCAGCCCGTCGGAGACAACAGCCACAGCTTTGAGGCCATGGCGATGTTGAAATCCTTCGGCGTCTTCTTGGGCGTTTTCAGTGGATCCTTTGCTCTTGGGGTGGCCACTGGAGTCATGACCGCTCTC GTGACCAAGTTTACTAAGCTGAGGGACTTCCCCTTGCTGGAGACTgctctcttcttcctcatgtcTTGGAGCACCTTCCTGTTGGCTGAGGCCTGCGGGTTCACag GTGTCGTGGCTGTGCTGTTCTGTGGGATCACTCAGGCTCACTACACCTTTAACAATCTCTCCCCTGACTCTCAGGACAGGACCAAACAG TTGTTTGAGCTTCTGAACTTCCTGGCAGAGAACTTCATCTTCTCCTACATGGGTCTGACTCTCTTCTCCTTCCAGTCACACGTCTTCAACCCTTTGTTCATCATCGGAGCCTTT CTGGCTGTGTTTCTGGGCAGGGCGGCAAACATCTACCCGTTATCCTTCCTGCTCAACCTGGGCCGCAGGAACAAGATTGGGTCCAACTTTCAGCACGTCATGATGTTTGCAG GTCTGCGTGGGGCGATGACCTTTGCTCTCTCTATCCGTGACACTGCAACGTACGCCCGTCAGATGATGTTTTCAACCACCCTCCTAATTGTCTTCTTCACTGTGTGGATCTGTGGAGGGGGCACCATGCCCATGCTGTCCTTCATGAGCATACC GGTGGGCGTGGACTCTGATCAAGACAACTCT AATTCAGCAGTGTTGGATGGGTCACAGCGGAGGAACACCAAACATGAGAGCGCCTGGCCCTTCAGGATCTGGTATAACTTTGACCACAA CTACCTGAAGCCCCTCCTGACCCACAGCGGCCCTCCTCTCACTGCTACTCTGCCTGCTTGTTGTGGCCCGCTGGCACGATGCCTCACCAGCCCACAGGCCTATGAG AATGAAGGCCAGCTCCACGACGATGACTCTGACTTCATCCTGAACGATGCCAGTGTGAGCTCCATGTACGCCGACGTCACGGTCAGCACGGATGCATCCGGATCCCACACCATCAACCGCAAGCGCACCTCCAGCACTGGGGGCGGCCCGTCTGATGAAGGTCTGGATCACGAGCTTGCCTTGGCTGAACACGAAGTGGCGATCAGGGGCACCCGCCTGGTCCTGCCCATGGATGATCCAGTGGAGCCACCAACGACTGTCACCCTGCCTCCGCCACCCTCCCCGCCACGCTCCGAACCTCGCAGGCACAGACTGTAA
- the LOC125898685 gene encoding cytokine receptor common subunit gamma-like: MMLTRLLLLFCLAGHVFAEEPPDVDCLVVHLKYVHCTWNKHGTPEVNYTFTGWFHGDKVITECPTYLSENNTNTGCNQPYDDPVKRFNTFYTRLEHGEKKIQREHFLKSKVKLNPPTNVTVKNGSDSNLWLSWVQIFPNCVESEVRYRINNRKWGTPSPASTGTQSYCINLPIRNYRYELQVRSRVWSGCGQSDFWSEWSEPVVWGSNNGTATNQMNNSMSVWSAVLGVVGAFILILLVMMLLHHERIRIIFIPVVPKPPLKLHNTEDWFEFPKGLKESFNYNERPCSVREYCHVPQSDSESSDCSTCSANTDQTDCSVTIPVN; the protein is encoded by the exons atgATGCTGACGAGACTGCTTCTGCTTTTTTGTCTGGCAGGGCATGTGTTTGCCGAAGAACCGCCTG ATGTGGACTGTTTGGTGGTACACCTGAAATATGTTCACTGTACCTGGAATAAGCATGGGACTCCAGAGGTCAATTACACTTTCACCGGCTG GTTTCACGGTGACAAAGTAATCACTGAGTGCCCCACCTATCTGTCagagaacaacacaaacactggaTGTAACCAGCCCTATGATGACCCAGTCAAGAGGTTCAACACGTTTTACACCAGACTGGAACACGgcgaaaaaaaaattcagaggGAGCATTTTCTTAAATCCAAAG TCAAGTTAAATCCACCAACCAACGTGACTGTCAAGAATGGATCTGACTCTAACCTGTGGCTCAGCTGGGTCCAGATTTTTCCTAACTGTGTGGAGAGTGAAGTTCGCTACAGGATAAACAACAGAAAGTGGGGG ACACCTTCTCCCGCCAGCACTGGGACGCAGAGTTACTGCATCAACTTGCCCATCCGCAATTACCGGTATGAGCTTCAAGTACGCAGCAGAGTGTGGTCCGGCTGTGGGCAGTCTGATTTCTGGAGTGAATGGAGTGAGCCTGTGGTCTGGGGATCTAACAACGGCACAG CAACGAATCAAATGAACAATTCAATGTCTGTGTGGAGCGCAGTGCTGGGTGTGGTGGGTGCTTTCATCCTCATCCTGCTGGTTATGATGCTGCTGCACCATGAAAG AATCAGAATCATCTTCATCCCTGTGGTTCCCAAGCCACCCCTGAAGCTTCACAACACCGAG gATTGGTTTGAGTTCCCCAAAGGCCTGAAAGAGAGTTTTAACTACAACGAGCGTCCCTGTTCTGTCCGTGAGTACTGCCATGTCCCCCAGTCCGACAGCGAGAGCTCCGACTGCTCCACCTGCTCCGCCAACACCGACCAAACCGACTGCTCCGTCACTATCCCTGTGAACTAA